The genomic interval GTTTCGATAGATGAAAATTGAATTGTTagggttttgaattttgaagtgtGTGTTTGATTTTGAGTTTTGTGGTTTTGAGCTTTGGTTGGGTTGAATTGATTTTTGTAAAATGTTATGAACTCTTCTTGCATGTAACTTATTAGTGTGAACCTGTTATTATAATTTGTGAATTGTTATTTGTTAACATAGAAATGGAAATATatggattattattattattttgacagAATATATGGATTATGCTTGAGgctttgtttattattttgaatattccTAACTCGTTCCAATACATTTGTTGAGTATTTTTTGGTGTTTATTTGTTTACTGTATGTTGGGGTGCTTAGGTGCTAACTGCTTTAGTATTTTTCAATGAATGCAATTTGAATTGTTagggttttgaattttgaagtgtTTTGATTTTGAGTGTCGTGATTTTCACTTTTCAGATTTGGCTAAATTGTAAATTGACTTAGTGTTCACTAGAATGTCAATTGAATTGATTTTTGTAAAATGTTATGTTGTGAGTTCTTTCATGTAGTATACTATAACAACTAGTGTGAATCTCTTATTGGAATTTGTGAATTGTTATTTGCGAACATACTAATAGAAATATATggattatttttttcttgaaagaaTATATGGTTTTTGTTTGAGGCTATGCTGTGTTTTTAATATTCCTAATTCcttctaatatatttttctagTTGTTTTTAACTACGTCTATTTGTTTACTGTATGCAGGGATGCTAAGATGGTATATGTTAtagtagtttttttaattttatatttcttgttTTTGCAGTCAATAGGAGGCTTGATGAGTGGGTGAAGCTTGATCAGCTCGATCTTGATTCTGTGGAGGCAGTTGTTGATGAGAAAGTGGAGGAGAAGGTAATGGTTATATCTGCTAATTGTTTGCTTGCATTTATTTTGAGTCCTTAGGTTTTCATAGAAAGTGATATTATAGCTCAGATTCCAAGatctgttttttttcttttctttctacaGCTTCAATTACAAAAGTCTTTTTCCCCACTGGATGGTGTTGGTTCTGTGTCAAATGACATTTAAAACTTTAGCCAAGTTTCAGAATATATGTTTTATGGTGCTCtggaattaaatattaatgtgtGGTCACTTGCACTGGCCATTCTTCATTTTCATACTGCAAATGgtgctttctttttcttttgtgtaCCTCTTATTTAAAAACACGCATTCTGTTtgtgaataagttcatttaGAAAACCTGGACTTGTGGTTTTTACAGGGGGCAACAGGTTTGAAGATGACACGCCACCAAAAGAGGAAGATCGATGAGACGCATGTAGAGGTATTGAATGGTTGCTTTTCAATTATAATTAGAACATAGGGAGTTATTTAGAAATTAAGTAATTAACACAACAGGACACCTGCTAGAGTTCAAACATTTCAGTCTCCCTATCTACATGTGCTACAAGTGTGAGTAGTTGCTATTTGAACCCGGGGTAATCTGTTTGGTTTTAGAAGCAAACCCCGAGGTAATCTGTAGTTTGCCATgacaataaattaaatagtttgccatgtaaataaattaaatgtttttaatttgaaatttttttcactGGCACACTGCTCTGTTTGAATGAGTATCAGTTGTCAGTATATGAGTGCTACTTGATGCATCGATACACCTCATGCACAGGATCTTCCAAACAGTACATCTGTTTTCACACCTAGCagcttttatttattatgaaattGAACTCACATAAATCAAGTAATTGTGATATTATTTAGTTGGAGATTGAGATTGACCCTTGTGATTACTTTCGTGTATTTGAAACCAGTTTACTCTATGGACTGATGTTCCTATCTCAAACTGCATTGTATtccttatatttttaatatacatatctattattaaatttataggGCCATGAGGAGCTTGATGCTGCTAGTTTGCGAGAacatgaagaatttacaaaagTGAAAAACATAGCTACTATTGAACTTGGAAGATATGAGATTGAGACATGGTACTTCTCTCCGTTCCCACCAGAATACAATGACTGTTTGAAGCTGTTCTTTTGTGAGTTTTGCCTCAATTTCATGAAGCGCAAAGAACAGCTCCAGAGGCATATGgtgagttttgtttgaagatgatTTACATTTCACTAATAATGTCTTTGGTATTGTGCATGCATtgctcttattttttttcttcagtcaTTTTGCCGTTTGCTTCAATTGGTGTTTTGAAACTTGTATTATTATgtatgatatttgttaattggAACATAAAGTTATTTTAACTCTTATCTTAATCAGAAAATTACTTATATGCTTATTTGTGAAGTTGTTTCCTTGCAAATCTAAAACCAAAAATTGTAATAGTTCATTGCAGTTCTCTGTGTTTTAGCGTTCTGTGATTGCAAATTAGCTAACTCCATCTTTTAGCTTTTTATACTTATGTTTATGACTATTAATTtgatctttaaaatttattattaccgttatttatttgaaaataaattttatggtgTAATCAAATTCATTATCTTCTGAAATAGTCTATTGACGACTGGGTCATATGAAATAGTCTATTGAATGGCTGTGTTGAAGTTTCTTCCATCCTCCTCCCAGGGGTCAAAAGATATCTGAAGAAAAATGTATAGTTTTATATTCTGAATACGTGTACAGCATTTTCTGCCCCTTATACCATCATTCATGTCCTGTTCATGCAGAAAAAATGTGATCTTAAGCATCCCCCTGGTGATGAGATATACAGAAGTGGTACACTGTCAATGTTTGAGGTACATTTTTAACTGTAATGCTGTTTTTAATATTACAAGTTCCTCctttattttctttgttgtcAGACATCGCCCTCTTCcattatgtttaatttttccAGTTGAATTGAATTTTCCATTTCTTTGTTCATAATCCTTAAATTATCATGTATGACGAATGCCTAGtgtataatataaattaaaataacctTTCTCgttttgttatttgttaatgCAAGTAATTAACATTTTGCGTCTTTTCATTGTTCAAGTTACAAAGCTGTAAACTAAAAGAGATGCTTTTCCTTCTCCCACTGCTCACCATCTCTATCTTTATATTCACTTTTGTATTCAATATCCATATATACAAATATTCTTTCTTCCTAGATGTGTGGTTCTCTAGGGGATGAGAGGACttcaaaattacttaaatgttggTTGAGGAACTTAATACTCGTCTTCCAAATTTAAATGGTTAAATCTTCTAGTATCCTTAttattgaaagaagaaaaaaaattaatgaattgtGATAGGACAGAGTATTGGGCCTTAGCCCAATAGATAGGTTGATTAGAGAATAAGAGTTAGTTAGCATATTctctgattttatgaaattcTGTTACTGATTTCTGTTATAAAAGTGAGGGAAGGGTAGTTAGAAAATCATTCAGAAAAGTTGTTAGAGTTGGTTAGGAGCTTAGCTCTGGATTAGGACTTCTTAGAACTCTGGTGTATCTTTTCTTTACTGTTTTACCACCAGTGTAGAGCTTCAAGCTCACCATTTCAGATTAAATAATAAACAGTTTACATTCTTGAAATTCCGGGTTCTATCAAAATGAGTTTCAGGAGGCACTGATAACTGAATTTTGAGACTGGTGTGTTATGTGGCAGGCAGTTGCATAGTGCAAGAAAGTCAGCGTGTGTAGTTTGAATTTTGCTagtgattttaattattattactatatgtCTGAAAACAGGTTGATGGCAAGAAGAACAAGGTTTATGGGCAGAATCTTTGTTATTTGGCCAAGTTATTTCTTGATCACAAGACCCTCTATTATGATGTTGACCTGTTTCTGTTCTATGTTTTGTGCGAATGTGATGATCGAGGATGCCACATGGTTGGATATTTTTCCAAGGTAATacaatgtattttattatttttgtttgctgttagatatttttaaatatttaaatatttcttatttagATTTAGATATTAATGATAGTTGTAATATCAAAATGAACTTTGTCTGAATATTGGTTAAtgcaattatttattcattattctTGATAttgattacttttttttaattgtacagGAAAAACATTCTGAGGAATCTTACAATTTGGCATGTATCCTCACCCTTCCACCTTACCAAAGGAAAGGCTATGGAAAATTTCTGATTGCTTTCTGTAAGCTATCCTTCTGAAAAACAGGCCTCTTCGTATTTGTTAGATTTTATGTGACAATGTGAGCAAAACTCattaagatttcaaacattgaaCAGCCTATGAACTTTCAAAGAAGGAGGGAAAAGTTGGCACACCAGAAAGACCCCTTTCTGACCTTGGACTGCTAAGCTACAGAGGATATTGGACCAGGGTTCTGTTAGACATTCTGAAAAAGCATAAGGGAAACATTTCTATCAAGGTAACCCTCTtccatttttatcttttaatgtCCGGCAATGGCAAATTCAAGTTTATAtgtttacaaataataaaactttttgAGTTTTTGGTCTCTGTTGAACTTGCTTTtatgttgattttgattatttttaataagattACTTGCTGGGATATAGGAGATGTTTGGACAAACAACTTACCTAAGTGTTTATTATATGAGAGTTTATGTATCAACTCTTTCTATTTGTCAATGCTATGGCTATTGAAGAAGTGCTGTTTTACAGGAACTGAGTGATATGACTGCCATTAAAGCTGAAGATATATTGACAACTCTTCAGAGCTTAGAACTGATTCAATACAGGAAAGGACAACATGTCATTTGTGCTGATCCAAAAGTTTTGGATCGCCATCTCAAAGCAGCTGGCAGAGGGGGTCTTGAGGTTGATGTTTGCAAATTGATTTGGACACCTTATAAAGAACAAAGTTGATCCATCAAAGAACTAGTATGTTGTAACTTCTGCTTGTGTATATAGTGTGGGCTAGGTTTATTAGTTGTAACATTCCCTTTGATGTAATGTGTAGTAACATCTTAGTTTAGATGACAATAGGAACACAAACTGATTGATTTATTTGCTTAGTCTTTGGTGACTGTTAATCCACATCTTCTATTGCCAGAAggacaattttatattttatgaatattcCTGGCTTTTGGTGCTTTACatgttataaaattgtcatAAAAGttcataaaatagtttttatgaaCCAGATAATGGCTATTGATGTTGAAGTCGTTGATATGGTATTTATGGACAAAATCCACATTCAAATCTGCATGAATTGCACTTTGTTGGTTTTTAATCCAACTTCTGAGAAAGTTGTAACAATTGAGGGCAAGgttgttattattttcaaccctatactattttaaatacaatcaatttttaaataacattatttattatatttgttgacatattttcaattttatgttACTCATATAAGTCTTGGCTTGCTGCTTATATTGACATTCCTTCCCAAATAATATTGATTCAACTAACTCATGAACCAAAGTTTCACCAATTGAAGAATTTTTGTACAATACATCAAGGACTATTCAGGACCTAAAAGGCTGCTCTATTATGATTACCATTACTTTCTTCATAGAAATActtagaatttaaataaaaaagaaaattagttaACACGTTATTTGCTTTTATTAAGATTCTGTTTTTGTTGAGTACAGTACCATGTGTGTGCTCTAAATCAACTTATCCCAATTCAAAAATGTGCTTTTGTGGTAAATGTGACAAACATTTCatattattcaaaaatgtacttTTGTTTGTGGTAAATGTGACAAACATTTCATACTTTCTTTTCgcgaagtcaaatatattattaaattaaaactaacaATGTAACATCtgaatttgaattaaatattgtATCAAAATTAGAGTCATTCTTACACAAATTATTCCACTTTTGTAATCTTTGCTAAATATGTAGGTTTGTTATTTGAACAGAGTCTGATGTGATTGAAGCAATTGAtagagtaaatatttttttaatacgtaTTCATGTTAATCAACCAATTACTTAATATATTAAGAACTAATATTGtaaagttaatttaaaattaactaaagtTCTATGTATATAGAATGTTGGACTGGGGGTGCTCCATCTTGAACTATACGCATTGTTGGAGATCATAATCTTTTTCAAGATCGAGACTATATAAATGAGACGTCTAATAGTTGAAGAATCTTTTTGAGTTGGGAAAACCTACTATATAATATTGTCATCAAAGAATTTAAGGCTAAATGGGACAAAGATGATATATGATAtgtatttgttaaaaataacaatgtatagtttttttcttcttttctcattgaacaaaaaattgcaTATTTCACATACACAATGTTCCTTGACAtgttcattttgttatttagaaaaataattccTTTAGTATGTTGGTgattagagctgtcaatttgacaagtcCCATAATTATTGGCCTCAGTCCACATGTTGGAGgggtcaaaaaaatatataatttaaaatgccCCCAAAAAGAAAGCCCCAgccccctaaaattttgtgggttcAGTGAGTCTATAGGCCTAcgttttcaaaaagaaatcgattttttatttaaaaaaaattttgacaattttttttaattttttcaccgataaaaaatgttgattttttttcgagaaaaaaaaaatcaattttttttgagaaaaaaaatatttttaaatatttttcgatattttttcgaaaaaaataaatttcgaaaaattttcaagaaaaaatatcaaaatattgggGCCTATAAGCCCCTCTTaagccccatgaaataatgggtcgagatttaaaataattattttgatagggggcttaatattaagagattaataaaaaaaaattaagaggacCTAGTAGTTGGGAgcttttttgacagctctattGGTGACACAGGGTCATGATACGACGATAGTTGAGTTGGGTCTACCTCTATACTTCTGCATGCAGGCattaaatttaatgattttattatatatattaactttaatgattttcttttatatatatatatatatatatatagttttgatatatttaataactttttttttttatttgcacTTGCTATGTAGGAAATAATTTCATTGACTGAACTGATTGGTAAATAGAATTGACGAGTACATAGAGAAGGATTATGTTAGATAGTGTTTTATGaggatataaattattaatttcaaaacacCTTTATCCCTCTAATTGCAAAATTTAATGTCTAAGTTTACTTCAACTATTCTTGATGACAATGTGTCTAAATTACCAACAATTGATGACATACCCACTTCAAGCAAGAGAGATCCATCAACTGGCCTAAATAAGGGAGATCTCAACCTTCCCATCAAGATCTCAACCTTCCCTTCATATTACAAAAATCCACTTTCTCACACTATGTGATGTACATTTTGCACTGTGAGACCAAACACGCATTCGCAATGTGAGATTGATATTCTACATTGTGATACAAGTCAATATTCAGATCGTGAGAATGATTTCGTGTTGCACTGCCAGACTGTAATGCCCCAATGTTTAATAGTCAAAACACATTTTCAAAAAGGTTTTTCAAAGAAACCATGTAATGGtaataacatatataacatAGGTGCCTAACAGCAAAAATATTCTGAATATAAACATCCCTagaatttacaaataaaaacacAACAGGGATGTAAGATTGTATTAGTAATCGCTTATACTCCTGGGTATTTTCGGTAGACACACACGCAAAAGTTTTGCTCCAAGAAATTAATCCCTCCATGAATGCcaaataaatagatatatgGATCCCACCAACGCATATAAGCAAAACATTCATACTAGATACAATTGTATGATAGTAAGtaagataaataaatcaaattcaaaaagtGGCAgaatgtgtaagacccataattttaaagtacactttatgtatttttgtgtattttggattttggctcggaggttttttttttagccaaagttaataatattttggagtttatatgatcaagaaGATATTTGATGTcaattagaattactcgtcgataaataaattaaattaagtgcggtgaatcctttacggagaatttaatgtgttacgggtgaaatggtaatttaacaaatatctagttttgagatatttgttaagttataattagtatatatttatatatttatatgtttgtgtggagggaaaaaagaaggaaatagaaagaaaagaaaaggatataaaaaggagagaaggaaaaagaaaggaaagaaagagaaaggaaagaaaaaaggaaaatttcatcttcttcctctattAACGCGCAACCATTTTCCCTCCTTCCatcattttcgtttttctttgcttcctttcttcaagattagaaacccaaggtttgttgagtgtgaaaaagaagatttcttaacttcactcatcctcgttgattcgaaaacgaagaaaaacggcgttagagattttaaaaccgtcaaacacaaacctccccgtttcatctagatctaagcttcatttcgcgaagagatagaagggaaagttgctcaccaccacactacagtgctagtgaactaatttggaagcggcgttgtaagaaagcaaggatttctcagcttcatacttcctcgttgtttcgaaaacgaagaaaaacggtgttagggatttcaaaaccgtcaaacacaaacctccccgtttcatctagatctaagcttcgtttcgcaaagagatagaagggaaagttgttcactaccacgctacggtgctagggaaccaactttggaagcgacactgcgagcaaagattttaccggatttactcgcggtaccgtaatcgcacgttagagctaacgtgaaggtaagggctccttccaaacttttagtttgcatttagggacttatatgcggttgtgtggaaaagaattttgttagggttggagtattgatttgggggaaaatgaatctaaggctttatggttAAAAtgttagagttaggttttggttacaTCAACAAATGTTTCgtgggaaaatgaatttaaactcgtttaggtatgattttgagtaaatgtaacttgttgtgtttgagtggtagattgtgttgatttgtgttcgtcgtatttgacgtgttctcaGTTAAtgccgatgaaatttgatgtgtttcgGTGTGgattgtggattggatctgataatacgTTTTGAGTTTGTTcggtgtggaatttgaaaaccattagagttaaacaagtattaacaatggggaatctcttaatgtcttgtttacttaatatttgttttggaaatcatttaagttaaaagagtattaagaatggggaatctcttaatatttctgtttgcttaatgtttgttgtgaaaattgtttaagtcaaatgagtattaaaaatggggaatcttttaatatctgcatttgcttaacgattgttgtggatggagtcag from Cicer arietinum cultivar CDC Frontier isolate Library 1 chromosome 5, Cicar.CDCFrontier_v2.0, whole genome shotgun sequence carries:
- the LOC101488527 gene encoding histone acetyltransferase of the MYST family 1-like; this encodes MGSLDAPISAENGSVHAAGHGKSPLIDVAARAAPADSTPDFDTSKRRRSSVLPLEVGTRVMCRWRDSKYHPVKVIERRRVHGSGPNDYEYYVHYTEFNRRLDEWVKLDQLDLDSVEAVVDEKVEEKGATGLKMTRHQKRKIDETHVEGHEELDAASLREHEEFTKVKNIATIELGRYEIETWYFSPFPPEYNDCLKLFFCEFCLNFMKRKEQLQRHMKKCDLKHPPGDEIYRSGTLSMFEVDGKKNKVYGQNLCYLAKLFLDHKTLYYDVDLFLFYVLCECDDRGCHMVGYFSKEKHSEESYNLACILTLPPYQRKGYGKFLIAFSYELSKKEGKVGTPERPLSDLGLLSYRGYWTRVLLDILKKHKGNISIKELSDMTAIKAEDILTTLQSLELIQYRKGQHVICADPKVLDRHLKAAGRGGLEVDVCKLIWTPYKEQS